A region from the Nocardioides plantarum genome encodes:
- a CDS encoding SDR family NAD(P)-dependent oxidoreductase, which produces MPVALITGGSAGLGRALVHSLSREGWTVVTDGRDPARLAAAVAGLEAVVPVAGDVADPAHRADLAREVGWLGRLDLLVHNASTLGPLPLRPLRETTTDDLLETWLVDAAAPVALTALVLPQLRAAGGVVVALSSDAAVEHYETWGPYAAGKAALDRLVLTMGVEEGVTTYAVDPGDMRTAMHQDAFPDEDISDRPEPASVVPALRALLAARPPSGRYRAAAYAELPRVVGAPA; this is translated from the coding sequence ATGCCCGTCGCACTCATCACCGGAGGCTCGGCCGGACTCGGCCGCGCGCTCGTCCACTCCCTCAGCCGGGAAGGTTGGACCGTCGTCACCGACGGCCGCGACCCGGCGCGCCTCGCCGCCGCGGTGGCGGGGCTCGAGGCCGTCGTACCCGTGGCCGGCGACGTCGCCGACCCGGCCCACCGCGCCGACCTGGCCCGCGAGGTCGGATGGCTGGGCCGGCTCGACCTCCTCGTCCACAACGCCAGCACCCTGGGTCCGCTCCCCCTCCGGCCGCTGCGCGAGACGACGACCGACGACCTGCTCGAGACCTGGCTGGTCGACGCCGCCGCACCGGTCGCGCTGACCGCGCTGGTGCTCCCCCAGCTTCGTGCCGCCGGCGGCGTCGTCGTCGCGCTGTCCAGCGACGCCGCCGTCGAGCACTACGAGACCTGGGGACCGTACGCCGCCGGCAAGGCCGCGCTCGACCGCCTGGTCCTGACGATGGGCGTCGAGGAGGGGGTGACGACGTACGCCGTCGACCCCGGCGACATGCGGACGGCGATGCACCAGGACGCCTTCCCCGACGAGGACATCTCCGACCGGCCGGAGCCCGCGTCGGTGGTGCCGGCACTGCGGGCGCTGCTGGCCGCGCGGCCGCCGTCAGGCCGCTACAGGGCGGCCGCGTACGCCGAGCTTCCCAGGGTCGTCGGGGCCCCGGCGTGA
- a CDS encoding S-adenosylmethionine:tRNA ribosyltransferase-isomerase, which produces MTTLTEVPTTTFTAPAFAPAPAEARGSRRDATRLLVARPTGVTHAAFHDLADHLHAGDLVVVNDSATVAGQADARSTRHGAVVVHAAAPLDDGTWVIEVRTAPAAALPVLDAQPGDRLTLSGATLDLLEAHPRDGSSPARDGNRLWRARVTGDLARTMARHGRPISYGYLDRTYPLVDYQTIFGVRPGSAEMPSAARPFTPDLVTRLVSRGIGVAPVTLHTGVSSQEAGEAPQPERFEVTDTTARVVNAVRAGGGRVVAVGTTVTRALESAVAPDGRVVARAGWTEQVVTPADPPRVVTGLVTGWHDPAASHLLLVEAVAGRDLTQAAYDEAVAGGYLWHEFGDAGLFLP; this is translated from the coding sequence GTGACGACGCTGACCGAGGTCCCGACGACCACCTTCACCGCCCCGGCCTTCGCGCCGGCCCCCGCCGAGGCCCGCGGCTCCCGGCGCGACGCGACCCGGCTCCTCGTCGCCCGGCCCACCGGGGTGACCCACGCCGCGTTCCACGACCTGGCCGACCACCTCCATGCCGGCGACCTCGTCGTCGTCAACGACAGCGCCACCGTGGCCGGGCAGGCCGACGCCCGCTCGACGCGGCACGGCGCCGTGGTGGTGCACGCGGCCGCGCCGCTCGACGACGGCACGTGGGTGATCGAGGTGCGCACCGCACCCGCCGCCGCCCTACCCGTGCTCGACGCCCAGCCAGGCGACCGGCTGACGCTGTCGGGGGCGACCCTCGACCTCCTCGAGGCCCACCCGCGCGACGGCTCGTCGCCCGCCCGCGACGGCAACCGGCTGTGGCGGGCGCGGGTCACCGGCGACCTGGCCCGGACGATGGCGCGGCACGGACGCCCCATCTCCTACGGCTACCTGGACCGCACCTATCCACTGGTGGACTACCAGACCATCTTCGGGGTGCGTCCCGGCTCGGCCGAGATGCCGTCGGCGGCCCGGCCGTTCACCCCCGACCTCGTCACCCGTCTGGTCTCCCGCGGCATCGGCGTCGCCCCGGTCACGCTGCACACCGGGGTCTCCTCGCAGGAGGCCGGCGAGGCACCCCAGCCCGAGCGCTTCGAGGTCACCGACACCACGGCGCGCGTCGTCAACGCGGTCCGGGCCGGCGGCGGGCGCGTGGTCGCCGTCGGCACGACGGTGACGCGGGCCCTGGAGTCGGCTGTCGCCCCCGACGGCCGGGTGGTCGCCCGGGCCGGGTGGACCGAGCAGGTGGTCACCCCCGCCGACCCGCCACGCGTCGTCACCGGCCTGGTCACCGGCTGGCACGACCCGGCCGCCTCGCACCTGCTGCTGGTCGAGGCCGTGGCCGGTCGCGACCTCAC